ggcatctggtcccatcactttttggcaaatagaaggggaaaaagtggaagcagtgatagatttattttcttgggctccaaaatcactgcagatggtgactgcagccaagaaattaaaacatgtttgctccttggaagaaaagctgtgacaaaccaagacagcatattaaaaagaagagacatcgcTTTACCaccaaaggtccatagagtcaaagctatggtttttacagtaggcATGTACGGGGGTAagggttggatcataaagaacactgagtgctaaagattgatgctttcatattgcaatgttggagaagactcttgacagtcccttggattacaaggagatcaaatcagtcaatcctaaagaaaatcaaccctgatgaTGAtttgaaggactgaagctgaagctaaagccgaagctccgatactttggccatctgatgtgaagagctggctcattggaaaagactgacactggaaaagattgaaggcaaaaggagaaaggggtggcagaggatgagatgcttggatggcatcactgactcaatggatatgagtttgagcaagctccaggagatggggaaggacagggaagcctgaagtgctacACTctatgggatcaaaaagagtggggcacaacttcgtgactgaacaacaacagactaTTCTAAATACTTCCCATGTGTTAGCTAATCCTCACCATAACTCTCTCTGAGAGGTGGTATCatacatctccattttacaaatgaagatacAGGAGCCCTgaaaggtgaagtgacttgcccaaataAAATAGCTGATGAAGGCAGAGCCAGGACACAACACAGGAGTCTCTTACACCAAAGCTTTTTATCTAAACTAGTGGCTCTCAGAGTGCACTTTCTAGACCAACAATATCATCACCTAGGAATTTGTTATAAACCCTCACACCCCGGATTTACTAATCTAGAAACTGAGGTGATGGGGCCCAGAAATCTGTGCTTTAACAAGACTTCTGGTGGATACTAGGCTTGGAGAACCCCTAGTCTAAATAATAGAGAGAGAAGGCTGAATCCACTCTGGTCTCCCAACTCCTTGGGAGCAGCCTCGCTGCCGCTTACCTGAGCATGCCTAAACCTCCTTGGGGTCCGCACAAATCTGTAGTAGCACCTCTTGCACgcaggaccaccaggaagttgCACTGTCTCCTCTTCCTTGGGGCACTGCACGTCCTCATCTAAGTCATCTGGGTCTGACTCTGAGTCCCCCTCATCGTCGTGGGCGTCCTCGGCCTCCTCTCCCCCCGACTCCACCACCTCACCACTCAGGGCCAgctctccttcctgcccccctGAGCCTTCAGCATCCTGGCTCAGGTCTGCCTGTGTCTCCGGACTGCCCACATGGGGGGCATCCTTCTCTGCAAAGAAGAAACAACCCACCATCAGACCAAGTACCACCTTCCTCCAGGACCACGGACAGCTCTGATGGCTCCACCCAGTCTTCCTAGGGACCCCATCTGGAACCAAAGACGGGAGGGATCCCTTGGGGGTTGGATGAGCCAGAATTCTTGCATCACACACACAGTTGCATGAGAACCTGATGCCAGCTGACACCACGTGCGGGTAATTTGGGAGGGAGAGATGTGAGAAGCCCTCATCTTCATAGGGGGTGTTTTCCCTTGCAAAGGAGCCCTGGGGGAATGTTCAGGTCACAGCTCTGGGTCCAGGAGAAATCTAACTAGAGACGGGCTGGGGCAACTGAACAGGGGCCTGTGGCCCTGGACCTATCAGAGCAAAAAACAACACAGGAAAGACGAGAGGAAGATGGATGAGAAGGGAAGGGGAGCACTCACCCAGATAGAGAGCAGAAACTGTCCCCAgcagcagaaggagcaggagcagGCAGCCTTTCATGTCCCTGCAGGCTTGTGACAGACACACAGCTCCGCGTTCCCTCCTGGGGTCTTCCCTTGTGTCTGCACGGCCCCTGGAACACAGTGGAGAGGCAGGGTCTGCTCAACTGGTAGATTAAAGGGCAAAGTAGAGAGCTTCCTTGTCTCCCAGCGAACAGACCCCGAGCAGGGGGTTGTCAGCTCAAGTCCCTTTTCCTGAGAGCGTGTCACTGCTCCCTGGGCCAGCACTCAGCTCAGACCAGCTCTTCTGCAGGCACAGGCGTGCTCACCTTCAgggccagagtcagacacactgggGAAGAAGGGGGAAGACAGGGGTCATTAAGGTGTACAGGACCGGAGTCCCCGGTGGTTCCCATATAAAGCCTGGGTTCTTCCCAGCCCCGGACCTATCCTCCCGGGGAACCTGAGGGAGTCTTACCTCCTGAGAGTCTGAAGCCTCCGCTCTCAGCCTCTGGCTATTGGCACACAGAAGCTGCCCTTATACCAGGCTTTGGGGAAGTGGGAAGAGGCCAGGAGGATTGCCCCAGGCTCGGGGGTTGGACAGCGGGGCTGATAAGAGGTTGGCTCAGTCCTCCCACCCTTGGGCCGTGCTCTCTGTTGGGACGCCAGGGACCTGCCTCCTGTTTGGACATAGATGTCCCAACACCCTAGTAGGCTCCAGAAGCCCCCACGACTACTGTCCAGACTGAATTTTTATCAGTGCCCCTAAAGGGTGCAGGTCTGTACAATCCTCTTCAGTCCCAGAAGCAGCCTTCCCTGGGTCAGTTTTCCAGCAAATGCCATGGAGGATCCGGGGGCAGGGAGaccagggggaggagggggagggtaaGGGAGGCTCGGCCCTCCTGAGCTCTTGTTGGGCTGTGTGTGCACGCTTCCTGTGCGTCACATCCCTGGatcctctccttcctcacctCGGTCCCACGAGGACGTGCGATCAGCCCGACTTCACTGATGTGAAGAGTGAGATTCAGAGAGGGCAGGTGACTTGCCAAGGTTGTGTGGGAAGTGGGGCAGCTGGGATTACTAAGCCTTTGAGGCTCAAaaccttctctctctgtctgtctgtctccctctttcccttcttcactctcttcctgtttctccctctccttctctcgcTCCGTCTCTTTCTCTTAATGTGTGAAAATTTTATGCTCTTTCCTTCATGCCATGGCTCTAGATCAAGGTCCTCAACCTTTGTATCTTTACTACTGGGAGTGAAATCATTCTGTTTTGGAGGCTGGGGGCGTGATCTGTCCTGCATCTCATAGAAAGTTTAACAGCATCTTTGGGTCTCTGCCCACTGGAAGTCAATTGTGCCTCCCCCAGTCAGGCACTAGGATATGCCCCCACACATTTACAAATAACAATGGAAAGTAAAATTGCCCCTCTCAGGACCACTGATCTAGAACAGGCCATTTCGTCCAGCCTTGAGCCCTATCTGCTGGCAAGGAGGCAGCAGGTGGAATGGAGACCTTCCTACAACGTCGTTCGGACGCTCCGTGGGCCGCCCTCCTGCCCGCCCACACTCCCCGTCTCCCACCAGCTCTGTGTCACCACCGCGGCGAGCAGTGAGGGGCGGTGAGGGAGACACCGGCCTGTGCTTCAAAAGTTCAGGGGACACAGAAGTATCCagtagtcaaaataaataaatactttgtgCAATTTTTCTTAAGTATCAGCATAAACGCCAAAGTACCGTGATGAACAAAATGTCTAAATACTGATCAAGTTCCAGCCACATTCACTGCAGTCCAAGGAGAGGCCAGCAAGGCCTGAGGCTGGATTCTGCCAGACGTCCCGGCCCTGAGCCCGTAGACCCGTCGGGGCGGGGCCTCCCTCTGGGGTACCCTCGCGGGACACTGCATCGTTGTTCCTGCACTCTGCCCAGCGGTCCAGCGCTCAGGGCACCAGGGACAGGGCGCCCAGAGGCTGACCGGCCTGGATGCCTGCCCCTGCTCTGCTCTCCCCAGGGCCCTGCAAATGGAGAAGTGTCTGAGAGGTCACTTCTGGGCTGATTACAGAGTAACGGTCTCAGCCGTTATCTCCCGGGGCCAACAGACCCGACCCTCAGCTTATCTACCTGACTTGCGGCTTGGGGGGAATTGGTCAATTCCAGAGAGGGAAAACCTGGTCTTCAGATTTCAAGCTGGAGacttcccttggaggaggagtgGAGGCCTAGGCACCCCTCCATTATTCTGCCAGTCCTGGGCCCAGGCCAGGGACACCATTCCACACAGCAGCTGGGATGACCAATAACATCGGCTGGTGTTGCAAACCAACGCCATGATACGCTTCTCAAGCGCTGTTTCGTGTAAACATCCCTGTTTCACACATTAGGAAACGGCCTCTCAGAGAGCTGAAATAAGTCGCCAAAGACCACACGACAAGTCAGAAACAGGCCTTCCGGCTCCTTATCCGCCTGCCTACCCTTGGCCTCCTGTCCCTGGAATCCCATCCCTCTGGCCGGCCCCTCCCCTAAGCTGACCCTGGGCAAAGACATCCCAGTGACTTCAGGGACATCCTCAGTCATCCCGGTGATGTCTGCCGGATGTGAAACTGGAAACAGCTCTCTAGGCCTTGCCacgaggcaggtgggatcttagttccccaaccaaggatcggtCCCACGCGCCCTGCAGGGGAagctcaaagtcttaaccatgggGCTGGAAGTCTGGACATAACATTTCTGGAGCTCCACACCATCCCAACGCTGTGCTTCATTAAGGCTTTTGCATCCTTATCCTACCCTCTTAATCTTTACATTCACCTGAGGGACTTAGGCACCGCCGTTCTAGTCGACAGATCCTAGAGCGTAAGTATCTTGCCGAGGCCACACAGCTAattagaatcttagttccttgaccagggatttaaTCTGCACCCCTGCACGGgaaggcagagtcctaaccactggaccacaagggaactCCCAATATGACTCTTAAAAGATTTGGACCTTTATCTGTAAACCTGAAGAGACGTGTATGCTGTATCGTGAAGCGAAAAGAGAACAGCAAACTGCAGAGAAAAACAGCTAGTGTGAGCGCACTGCTGCCAAAAGGCCAGTGTGGGCTCTGGCTCCGTGCCCAGCACACACCAGTAAGCAGGCCAGGTGGTGGAAAGGCCTGCccaaaggctgactccc
Above is a genomic segment from Bos javanicus breed banteng chromosome 15, ARS-OSU_banteng_1.0, whole genome shotgun sequence containing:
- the LOC133227102 gene encoding proteoglycan 3-like, producing the protein MKGCLLLLLLLLGTVSALYLEKDAPHVGSPETQADLSQDAEGSGGQEGELALSGEVVESGGEEAEDAHDDEGDSESDPDDLDEDVQCPKEEETVQLPGGPACKRCYYRFVRTPRRFRHAQRICRRCYRGNLVSIHNYRFDYRVTRWSRRTNQSQVWIGGFITGRSRCRRFRWTDGSRWNFGYWARGQPGNGRGHCITLCTRGGHWRRASCKRRLPFVCAF